The Silene latifolia isolate original U9 population chromosome Y, ASM4854445v1, whole genome shotgun sequence sequence ttccctttgttatctactgcctcgggtttccgagatggtaacaccatcatttatctgaggagtcctagtttaggcccttaaataaatgggggtgttacaaagtggtatcagagccaggttcctCAGGtctaaaccaatgaatctaatgaatttaggaagagtcaaataaaatgaacccccgggatagaactgttaggagcacactaaaggtaagggatgagttaggggccccctcacaccgaaccattggccctctcagtttgacccgggtacCTTGAGATCATACGAGAGAAAAGGGTAGAGTATGAAAATTGTATGATATTGAACATGAAGGACTATTCTATGATATGGGAAATTAGGCAAGGTGATATGCTGTTAGTATGAGCACACATGTGTTTAATTGTGATTCGGAGGTAAGAATTGGCATGATAATGAagtaagatatatatatatatatatatatatatatatatatatatatatatatatatatatatatatatatgatgcttaagattttaagatggatgttatgtctagtgatatgcggttatgtgatccctgaaCCATGTTAGCTAGATATGTAGGGTAGGAGATGATTAGAATTGACTAGAGTAGCCGATGTAATTCTAGTGTTGCAGGGAACACTACTGACTCTCCTAAAATTTTTATAGACATGCCTCCGAAAAGGGATACCGCTGCTAATGACACCCAAGTGGAGTTGAATTGGCTCCGagctgagaatgaggccctaaaggccaaacAAGTGGATCCGggaaagatgagcaccattgtggcaaggcataaccccacaataTTCACTTGAGAGGGGGAACCTCAATTGCTGGGGGAATGGTGTAGAGAATTCACCAATCTGTTTGAGCTGATAGCATGTCCGGAAGAGCTGCAGGTAGATCAAGCTGCCCACTATCTTAGGGCCACGGCCGGTAGGTGGATCGGTGGAACAGAATAAGGTGGAGATACGACAGGTTGCTAGGGATCTTGAGACGGGACATGTGTCTTGGTTGGAATTCCAAGAGTTTCTGAAGAATGAGTTCATGCCCGAGTTCCAAAAAGCCAAGCTACGGGAGGAGTTTGACACTTTCAAGATGACAGAAGACATGATAGTGGAGGCTTATCATCGGAAATTTCGACAGTTATCCTCATACATTGATGACTTTGGGCAGAATGAGGCTatgctggctatgaggtttgagtggggactcactatggacatcaagaagaggctcaTAGCAGCTCCACCCACCACAGTTCAGGACATTTACTTGAGGGTGGTGCTCCGAGAGGCTCTCGAATGCATCAAGGCCGATAAGAAAGGCAAGGCCGAGAAAAGGAAGTCGGAGACCACGAGCGATATCATGGGGCAAAGAAGCGAGTTCGGGCAGATATGGTGGGTACTCCACTAACGGTGCCCCGGGGGTATGAGAGCTCGAGTGGAGGCGGCCGGGGCACCGGCGGGGAGGTAGCTGCGGGGATTACTTGTTTTGGCTGCGGAAAGACAGGGCACAAGAGGTTTGAATGCCGATCATCCGGGGTGAATCGATCTGGTGGATACAGGCACCTATGTCCGGGTTCGGTGGCTCTCGTTCGGTGGGGTCAGGTATAACgttatcgcacacctatgtcgGCTATGGGGGAGGTGCGAAGTCCGGAGCTAGTAACGATTACcgggaagctacaacaactaccgGAACCGTAACCAAAGCAGAGTCGGCAGAGTGGGAGTACCAACTTTCGAGGATCGCAAATGAGGGGAACAAACAATCTGGAGCAGCTTCTTCAAGTCAGAGTGGGGCTAAAtccagtggcaagctctttgccatcGGCAAGGAGGCAGCTAAGAATGACACTCATGTGGTGACTGGTACATTTCCtgttaactctaaacccacctttgtgttgtttgattccGGAGCTACACATTCCTTTATATCTACGCAACATGCCAGAGTCTTGAACcttaagtcatatgatagaattgttgattcggtagttgtaccttcgggggagtcggtgtcttgtgatagagtctacactggggtaccaatccagatcggggaggttgtgtttcactgtgaccttatagagtttccattggggggttttgaggcgattctggggatggactggttagggaaATACAAAGCTTTTATCGATTGCTATCAGACGAAAATCTCattgaggggacctaagggagctagggtgtcttataaggggtatgtggtcaagacaagagtcaaattcatatctgttaacaccctaaagtcgagtctgaggaaaggggatcagttgatcttgtgtcagatgtgggatagtgagtcggagacccctaaggtgtctgagattccagtggtgagggagttcgagagagtatttccggaggacattccagggttaccatcgaaaagagaagtggacttttccattgatctcAAGCCGGCACGtggccgatttctaaaccaccttaccgtatgggaccaaaggagatggaggaattgaagaagcagttggatgagctagcagagaaaggttacatacggcctagtgtttcaccttggggagcaccagtgttgtttgttaagaagaaagatggaagcttgagactttgcgtggattaccgtgagttgaacaatgtgaccatcaagaaccgttatcctttgccaaggatcgatgatttgtttgatcaattaagtggagccggagttttctctaagatcgatctgaggtcggattatcaccagttgaggattaaGAACGAAgatatacctaagaccgctttcagaaccaggtatgggcactatgagttcgtggtcatgccattcgggttgactaatgcgccagcggtgttcatggacttgatgaatcgagtgttcagtccttacctggacaagttcgtggttgtgttcatcgatgatatcctaGTATACTCCAAAAACGAGGAagaacatgaggaacatttgagATTAGTAttgaaaaccttggaggagaaccagctatatgccaagctgagcaagtgcgagttctggttgaagaaagtttcttttctggggcatgtgatttccaaggaaggggtgtcggttgatcctagtaagattgaggcagtgacaagatggcagagtcctaagaatgtgggtgagatccgaagcttcttggggctagcaggttattatcgaagatttgtcaaggacttctcaaagctcgcaaagccattgacgtcattgatgcggaaggagaacaagtttgtttgggatgagagttgtgaggaggcgtttctaaccctcaaagaacgtctcactacagctcctatccttgcactaccagatgggaatgataatttcgaggtgtatactgatgcttccaagaagggtctggggtgcgtattgatgcagaacgggaaggtaatcgcttacgcttctcgacaattgaagacctatgaggagaattaccctactcatgatctagagttgggggcagtggtgtttgcgcttaaactatggcgacattatctttatggagctaccttcaaagtgttttccgatcacaagagcttaaaaTACATTTACAcacaaaaggagctgaacatgagacagaggagatggatcgaattgattggcgattatgacatggagatactttatcatgagGGGAAGGCGAATgtcgtagctgatgctttgagcaggaaatCCATCCATGCTTTGAGCGGTGCGGATCTAGGGTGAGGATGCATAATGAGTGCGAGAGATGGGAATCCACGTGATCCGGAAGGAGAGACTCTTGGGGACTTGACCGTTGAGCcggagttatatgaggagatcCGAGAGTTCTGAAGCCGATGCTAGAATTCAGAAGTGGCGCATTGTGAAAGAGAAAAAAAGCGAAAGTGGGGTTGATTCCGAGTTTGTTATCCATATCGATGGTAGTCCGAGGTTTGGAGGACGGTGGTGTGTTCCGGATAATGAGGAGTCAAGAGGAAGATTCTTGCCGAGGCACATGCTACACCATACTCAGTCCATCCCGGGAGAGATAAgtgtacaaggacctcaagaagactttttggtggccgaatatgaagagggaagttgctgagttcgtagctcgatgcttgacgtgccagagagtgaagggtgaacataagagaccgcaagggaaggttcaaccattagatgtgccggagtggaagtgggagagcatttccatggatttcattgttgggttgcctcgaactcagagaggtaacaatatgatttgggtgatcgtggataggctaaccaagtcggctcactttatccccatgaaggatacttggagtaaaaccgagttggccaaggcttatgttcagtatgTGGTGAAGCTGCATGGTGTGCCCAAGGACATCATTTCCGATAGAGACTCCAGGTTTCTATCCAAATTATGGCAGAGTTGCGATCATTAATGGGTACTCGattaaagatgagcaccgcttttcatccagctacagatggtcagacagagaggactattcagacactcgaggacatgttgagggcttgtgttttggagttcggTGGGTCTTGGGAGGAGAGActggggttgattgagttttcatacaacaacagttatcacgctagtattgggatggctccatttgaggctctatatggcaggaagtgtaggagtcttgtgtgttgggatgatcgagctgatgcggtagttttgggaccagagatgattCAGGAGATGGTTGAGCAGGTGCAGATCATTCGACAGAAGATGAGGGCTGCCCAGGACCGGCAGAAGAGCTATGCTGACGCTAGGAGAAGCGACATTTCTTTCAAGGTGGGAGAGAAAGTACTTCTTAGAGTGTCTCCGATGAAGAGAGTGATGAGATTCCGGAAGCGggggaagttgagccagaagtttattgggccatatgagatcttggatAGAGTTGGAGAGGTGGCATATCGGCTAACCCTACCACCAGCTTTAGCCAGGGtgcataatgtcttccatgtttctcagttgcggaggtatttgagtgacccttcacatattttgagccatgatgtggtcgaggtggacgAGCAGTTGACCTACATCGAGACACCTAAGGAGATTTTGGACAggaaagttagaaagaccaggcacgGAGAGACTGCATTAGTGAAGGTGTTGTGGACTAATCATAAGGCAGAGGAGGCTACCTGGGAAACCGAGGCCGCAATGAGAGAGAGTTATCCACATCTTTTTacttgaggtaagttacgggacgtaactttctttttaggagggtagaatgtaacatttcatgTTTATCTAGACTAGCTGTGTGTTTGACTGTGTTAGTTATACGTGATGTCTTTTATATTCGGATGACATGtttggtatgggagcgaacttcgggacgaagttcattttaaggggggaagactgtaataccccgtattttattatcgattgagcgagatattattatttaatagtaacgtaaaagtaattaaatcatgttattatggtaatggtaaaagcgtaaaggtaattaattgattcattttgtaagatgagtcgggtttatagttttaggtgGCATGTTGGGTCAAGatgttataacccatttacccacttacccatttaccattttaccactcaccaaaaccctaaaacCAAACCTTAAATCAACCTTAAAACCCAATCCCCTTCCTACCGTCATTTTTACACACCATCATCATCAAACCTCTTTTCCTCCACGCCGCAAGCCTCATTTACAGCCAACgagcgcacgccggtgagtgtggagggagtagggtctgccgtgagtctaGGGAAGTGCATCGGTGGACGAGGGTGGTTGTACTTGTCGGAATAGCGCAGATTGACGGCCGTCGTAGGTAAGGTCCCCTGTTTTTCATTTCTGTCACGCTAGTTTGATCTGGGTTGTACGTCGTTTAGGGGCTGTTATAGCAGTCGTCGGGGTATGGGATGTGTTGCTGGTTGTGAGTCGAGTCGTGTGGTGGTAGGTTGAGTGGTTGTCGTCGCtgttggtggttgcagtggtAGCGTTTAGGCGCCGGGGTTGATATGGGTGGTTTTGTTTCATTTCAGACATGGGataatggggtggcaccaccgtggactcgggggaggtcgaatcggtggtgccacgtgcgTCAGAGTCGCCGTTCGACGGTGGTGTCAAGGGTGGTGGTTAGGCGAGGTGGCAGGGATATGTCGTGGTGGCAGGCGAGTCAGAAATGGGCCTGTTGTGGCGTTTTGTGGCGGCATAGTTGCAgacagggggtgttggtggtggtggttggaggtgaccaggccaggcctggtgtcaggcctggtggtcggcggtgagggctggtggttgttggaggGAGTTGTGACGGGTTGAAGGGGGTGTGTTTGTGTGTCGGGTGAGTTTATTGTTTTTGGGCATTTTTGTTacggtttctatttttagtaagtcGGAAAATATgtacattattattatttctattattagtTTTAGTTATTAAGTCGATATTAAGTACCGATGACGGAATCATATATTTAGGCTTTGAGTCGGGATTctatttcgggaaggttactatttttaCTGACCTGCTATTTTTAGTAAGTTGCTATtttggaaacttcccattttaggaaactttctattttgggtaacttacatttttagtaacttctaattTGGGAAATTTTATACTTATAGTGACTCTTgagtatgggaacgggaatagttaagtgaattaattatgttatgtatatgtttaggtggcgagtttcgggtggagtacttctgatctgcagttagcttattaccgctatttgaggtaggggaatacactggacttgatatagtactatgtgactggattgactgaatcggtgatttacatgttataatatgattgtctgatttaattcCATTAAGTATTATCGTTGAACTGTTTTAATATATTATTGCatcggagttggtggaggtggaggtgagtatggtgtggtgataaggcccgggcgggtctcgcagacttgccctggtgtcctcaacgtctttggcagatcggctacggtcgatgtaTAGTCtcgggatcggtatggtctgggttatccgggttatgagttgtgatggcggtggtggtgatggaggagcatgtgtATTATGTTGCTgttttattgtattacctactcagcttcgcggctgaccctgtgtattcgtgtacgcctgtgatgatccaattattggtgagcagattgacaggtatttcagagattgacgggagctggccgggaagagagcttggatgactgacttagtgcctagcccaccttagtcttattagtagttttatcagactttatcttttggtcgtattttgagactttgttttatttccagttgtaatctcactataaacattttaataaagtactgtgtttccttccctttgttatctactgcctcgggtttccgagatggtaacaccgtcatttatccgaggagtcctagttcaggcccttaaataaatgggggtgttacacagagaggtaggaaattgtcagcttaatctaagttcgtcaaggtaaccaaattgggggggttTTTAAtcgtgatattctaaactaataagaaggtaaggaagagaaaataagagaataaagattaaccaaggagagaaaaacagctaagacagaaggttcaccataatcattcggtcaagtaatctaggtctcaggtcaatgcaaatacgatctaaggagcagtgaatatctcttttcggtctcaattcgccctaaagcataaatagcttagctttcgccctaactacaataccctattgttcgctactagtctcgccttttccaacctttcggtccaggtcaagggtcactaagatataaatgtctaattgcgtcgactcaattaaacagatacagataaatgcagcaATTAACAACGAAAATTATACCatcattaacccaataaatcgattactattccctcataattatggatcccctatagcctTAGCagaagaaaattagctactcattatcatcgaattaacaataacaaaatataaataattgAAACTAGACATGATAATAAACTAATAAGGAATGAgttaaagcaattatgataacaataaaagggaagaaggaattaaagcaaatgattaaaaattaagagattaaaagagATTGATAATACCAATAAAAATCGAAATCTGAGTAGCCAAAGAGTAAAGGAAGGGTAAAATCCAAAGAACATTAACCAGTGATAGAGTAAAAGTGAACAGATCGAAGACCCGagttacgttgttcactccttcagtcttatacgaaaaattccatcctaaacctaatctatggactaattacaaaagcccataagataattaggcggaaaaaatCTTTAGAAGgacaaaccattcgatcgagtggtaataaaccactcgatcgagcaactatacgtcaatcctctcgatcgagtagaaataaactactcgatcgagcactccttgcTTTGTCTCCTCTTTTGTATACccggattggtcgatcgagcatccttaggcatataaagcattcgatcgagcataaaatctactcgatcgagctgtttaagcacgttagaccttgaagcacttcccgaatccagctcacgcgtcttccaagtgttagaattccaaactccgg is a genomic window containing:
- the LOC141630429 gene encoding uncharacterized protein LOC141630429; this translates as MIQEMVEQVQIIRQKMRAAQDRQKSYADARRSDISFKVGEKVLLRVSPMKRVMRFRKRGKLSQKFIGPYEILDRVGEVAYRLTLPPALARLTYIETPKEILDRKVRKTRHGETALVKVLWTNHKAEEATWETEAAMRESYPHLFT